The Prochlorothrix hollandica PCC 9006 = CALU 1027 genome includes a region encoding these proteins:
- a CDS encoding Panacea domain-containing protein, which produces MFDCQQVARFFILRAYEDGREEQMTNMKVQKLLYYAQSLHLALFDEPLFEDEIQAWRYGPVCPPAYRFYSKFEAEQLPMPDKYSFSQITDDRKDLLEEVWDYFGQHHAYYLSGMTHVEFPWKKARKGLPSEAPSTEPILLEDMKLLGYQKLEQIEQGNPAYKASISYLLEQSFKQPAKDPEYVQEDEINDWLTSLLS; this is translated from the coding sequence ATGTTTGATTGCCAGCAGGTTGCTAGGTTCTTCATACTCAGAGCCTACGAGGATGGGCGAGAAGAGCAAATGACTAATATGAAGGTGCAAAAACTTCTTTACTACGCACAAAGTTTGCATCTTGCACTTTTTGATGAGCCTTTATTCGAGGATGAAATTCAAGCATGGCGATATGGACCTGTTTGCCCCCCAGCTTACCGCTTTTATTCAAAATTTGAAGCTGAGCAACTCCCAATGCCAGATAAATATTCTTTTTCACAAATTACCGATGATCGAAAGGATTTGCTTGAAGAGGTTTGGGATTATTTTGGGCAACACCATGCTTACTACTTAAGTGGGATGACTCATGTAGAGTTTCCTTGGAAGAAAGCACGGAAAGGACTTCCATCCGAAGCCCCATCTACAGAACCTATCCTTTTAGAAGATATGAAATTACTTGGCTATCAGAAGCTAGAACAGATTGAGCAAGGTAATCCTGCTTACAAGGCTTCAATTTCATATCTACTAGAGCAATCCTTTAAACAGCCTGCTAAAGATCCCGAATATGTCCAAGAGGATGAGATAAATGACTGGCTTACCTCCCTTCTCTCTTGA
- a CDS encoding CO2 hydration protein: MAITQIAPSTHPLAAYIHGLEQGGALLSDSPTNVLEVVGILKSYGIVLDAYATNLKYTAEFQYLQFFPFFKYCNGEVTLAKLLRHWWHDRINYEYAEYCARTMIWHGGGGLAAYVEGADFRQHCQRAIAARFRYDPFIQGLHRIFPEFLLEQTRFSAYCSGLGQFWTIMSEMFLSLSDRYDNGEIQTIGQVVDHIRDGLVAAAATPITYQVSWGRQSYPIIPPEAGLTFLADTAIPYVEAIFFRGTPFPGTVSYNAQAYQIPFDQTEFIYGALYADPLPIGGAGIHPTLLMQDMTHYLPSYLEEIYRQSDRKDQDQRVRICESFQKSMFCVTTAAIQGLAPHGLGTSDPQEQKANRLYLEQWLTRFIKSRLETVNR; the protein is encoded by the coding sequence ATGGCAATCACCCAAATCGCCCCATCCACCCATCCCCTAGCAGCCTATATCCATGGCCTTGAGCAAGGGGGAGCCTTGCTGAGTGACAGCCCCACCAATGTGCTGGAAGTGGTGGGTATTCTCAAAAGCTATGGCATTGTTTTAGATGCCTATGCCACCAACTTGAAATATACGGCTGAATTTCAATATTTACAGTTTTTTCCCTTTTTCAAATATTGCAATGGGGAAGTGACCCTGGCCAAGTTGCTACGCCATTGGTGGCACGATCGCATCAACTACGAATATGCCGAGTACTGTGCCCGCACCATGATTTGGCATGGGGGTGGGGGGCTGGCGGCCTATGTGGAAGGGGCGGACTTTCGGCAGCACTGCCAGCGGGCGATCGCGGCCCGGTTCCGCTACGATCCCTTTATTCAAGGACTTCACCGCATCTTTCCAGAGTTTTTACTGGAACAAACCCGTTTTTCTGCCTATTGCAGTGGTTTAGGGCAATTTTGGACGATTATGTCCGAGATGTTTTTGTCCCTGTCCGATCGCTATGACAACGGGGAAATCCAAACCATTGGCCAGGTGGTGGATCACATTCGCGATGGCCTAGTAGCCGCAGCGGCCACCCCCATTACCTACCAGGTATCCTGGGGACGGCAATCCTACCCCATCATTCCCCCCGAAGCCGGACTCACCTTCTTAGCGGACACCGCCATTCCCTATGTGGAGGCCATTTTTTTCCGGGGCACCCCCTTCCCTGGCACCGTTTCCTATAATGCCCAAGCCTACCAAATTCCCTTTGATCAAACGGAATTTATCTACGGTGCCCTCTATGCTGACCCCTTACCCATCGGGGGAGCGGGTATCCACCCGACGCTGCTGATGCAGGATATGACCCACTATTTGCCGAGCTATCTAGAGGAAATCTACCGCCAGAGCGATCGCAAAGACCAGGATCAGCGGGTGCGCATTTGTGAAAGCTTCCAAAAATCCATGTTTTGCGTCACGACGGCGGCGATTCAAGGGCTGGCTCCCCATGGCCTGGGAACCTCGGATCCCCAGGAGCAAAAAGCTAACCGGTTGTATCTGGAACAGTGGTTAACTCGTTTTATCAAGTCTCGCCTGGAAACCGTCAACCGGTAA
- a CDS encoding flotillin family protein: MKQWIDQPWGHRANLSGPPSPSHPALDVALDVALDVALDVAPESAPRTALQNTIQHTIQLVESSPSLPQNLTPPLLLAQQGGGGSFGIFLLFFIIVITGGSIWLLNAIIRICDPNKILIISGRDYRLNGRKVGYRVEFGGQTYCIPLLETVQTMDMRTMPVALEITNAYAKGGTPLNIQAIANVKISNDPIVVRNAIERFLGRNLNEIRRVARETLEGNLRGVVATLTPEQLNEDRLEFADRIARDVNDDLSKLGLQLDTLKVQSVSDDVDYLNSIGRRQIAMVLRDAEIAESNALAEAQSIEAECKRQSEVAKTQATMLIQQKQNELRRIKADLEKQAKSEEERTFAAAQEARAKAQEQLQSVRATLERLRLEVEQVLPAEANRQARVLQAQGEAAPLAADARAAAEANRLLSQVWQNLGTGASELFVLQQLDMILEQSAKVAERLHLSHVSAIDSGDGKSLAGLVNAYPQVVQQFLKQVEQTLQIDLISSAIDRRNSQSLPPS; this comes from the coding sequence ATGAAACAGTGGATTGATCAACCGTGGGGGCACCGTGCCAACCTATCTGGCCCCCCCTCACCTTCCCATCCGGCCCTTGATGTAGCCCTTGATGTGGCCCTTGATGTGGCCCTTGATGTGGCACCAGAGAGTGCCCCCCGCACCGCCCTTCAAAACACGATTCAACACACGATTCAACTGGTGGAGTCCAGCCCCAGTTTACCCCAGAACCTCACCCCTCCCCTCCTCCTCGCCCAACAGGGAGGTGGCGGATCCTTTGGTATTTTTCTCCTCTTTTTCATCATTGTGATCACGGGGGGCAGTATTTGGCTGCTCAATGCCATTATTCGCATTTGTGACCCCAATAAGATCCTGATTATTTCGGGTCGAGACTATCGGTTGAATGGTCGCAAAGTGGGCTATCGGGTCGAATTTGGGGGACAAACCTACTGCATTCCCCTCCTGGAAACGGTGCAAACCATGGATATGCGCACCATGCCCGTGGCCCTGGAAATTACCAATGCCTATGCCAAGGGGGGAACGCCCTTAAATATTCAGGCGATCGCCAACGTCAAAATTTCCAATGATCCCATTGTGGTGCGCAATGCCATCGAGCGTTTTCTAGGGCGGAACCTCAATGAAATTCGCCGAGTTGCCCGGGAAACCCTAGAGGGAAATTTGCGGGGCGTGGTGGCCACCTTAACCCCAGAACAACTCAATGAGGATCGCCTGGAATTTGCCGATCGCATCGCCCGGGATGTCAATGATGACCTGTCTAAATTGGGGTTACAACTGGATACCCTCAAAGTCCAAAGTGTTTCCGATGATGTGGACTACCTCAACTCCATTGGTCGCCGCCAAATTGCCATGGTGTTGCGGGATGCGGAAATTGCAGAGTCCAATGCCCTAGCGGAGGCCCAATCCATTGAGGCGGAATGCAAGCGCCAGTCTGAGGTGGCTAAAACCCAGGCCACGATGTTAATTCAACAGAAACAAAACGAACTGCGGCGCATTAAAGCGGATCTGGAAAAGCAGGCCAAATCTGAAGAAGAACGCACCTTTGCGGCTGCCCAAGAAGCCCGGGCCAAGGCCCAGGAACAATTACAGTCGGTGCGGGCCACTTTGGAACGGTTGCGCTTAGAGGTGGAGCAGGTGCTGCCAGCGGAAGCCAATCGCCAAGCGCGGGTCTTACAAGCCCAAGGGGAAGCGGCCCCCCTCGCCGCCGATGCCCGTGCTGCTGCTGAAGCAAACCGGCTCCTGTCCCAGGTGTGGCAAAATTTGGGCACGGGGGCTTCTGAACTGTTTGTCTTGCAACAGTTGGACATGATTTTGGAGCAGTCGGCAAAAGTGGCGGAACGGTTGCATTTATCCCATGTCAGTGCCATTGATAGCGGCGATGGTAAGTCTCTAGCAGGGCTAGTCAATGCCTATCCCCAGGTGGTGCAACAATTCCTGAAACAGGTGGAACAAACCCTCCAAATTGACTTGATCAGCTCGGCGATCGATCGCCGCAATTCCCAGTCCCTGCCTCCCAGTTAA
- a CDS encoding NfeD family protein, which produces MTTLYVFPLIIGGIFVALAAVGGLDGADFDTDFDVDISGQESDSNPPTALTTILDRLGQILPLLNLRFWTFTAFIFGLSGFLLTLVHQNLSETDILIISTLLGVVFGSFSVNLMRWLRSEDADSLVRSEDFVGAQGVVEIPFDPNSRGKIKLELRGTHIYLQAMTSEDKTFGVGDNVLVVGLEGSRAWVVSEENIENH; this is translated from the coding sequence ATGACCACGCTCTACGTCTTTCCCTTAATCATTGGGGGAATTTTTGTGGCCCTAGCAGCCGTGGGTGGGCTAGACGGAGCCGACTTTGATACAGACTTTGACGTGGATATTTCAGGGCAGGAATCTGACAGTAACCCCCCGACTGCCCTGACCACCATCCTCGATCGATTGGGTCAGATTTTACCCCTCCTCAACCTGCGATTTTGGACTTTCACCGCCTTTATTTTTGGGTTGTCCGGTTTTTTGCTGACCTTAGTTCACCAAAATCTATCAGAAACTGACATTCTGATCATTTCCACTCTCCTAGGGGTGGTTTTTGGCAGCTTCAGTGTCAATCTGATGCGCTGGCTGCGATCGGAGGATGCCGATAGCCTGGTGCGATCGGAAGATTTCGTGGGGGCACAGGGCGTGGTCGAGATTCCCTTTGATCCCAACAGTCGCGGTAAAATCAAGCTGGAACTGCGGGGTACCCATATTTATTTACAAGCCATGACCAGCGAGGACAAAACCTTTGGGGTGGGCGATAACGTGTTAGTCGTTGGCCTAGAGGGGAGCCGCGCCTGGGTTGTGTCAGAAGAGAACATTGAAAATCATTGA
- a CDS encoding NAD(P)H-quinone oxidoreductase subunit F, with amino-acid sequence MAEFLLKTSWFIPFYGLIGAVLTLPWSINLIRRTGPRPAAYFNLFMTSLACLHGSVALPATWGMVPQQLTFEWLSFADLDLSLVLEISSLNMGALTLVTAMSLLTQLYALGYLEKEWSLARFFGLMGFFEAALSGIALSDSLLLTYGLLEMLTLSTYLLVGFWYAQPLVVTAARDAFLTKRVGDVILLMGLVTLATYSPGLTFSEIGQWAATVELPPLTATLLGLALIAGPIGKCAQFPLHLWLDEAMEAPNPASLMRNSVVVGSGAYVLIKLQPVFALSPWVSDTLIAVGALTAIGASLVAIAQIDIKRTLSHSTSAYLGLVFVAVGLEHVDIALLLLLTHAVAKSLLFMSAGSIIFTTSNQDITEMGGLWSRMPATTVAFIVGSLGLLSLFPLGMFWTLRHWLSGMWSNPDGLILLLMAVNCLSGVNLLRVFRLVFLGEIQAKTRRIPEIGWAMALPMVSLTIITLLMPLMLERWQLLLSMTSPVVERDGLQYWGLLLIVLASALGVAIAAALPLSRTLSRPIRRSTRFLQDLLAYDFYIDRVYRVTVVWMVNTCSQVAAWIDLYVVDGIVNAVGLATILSGQGLKYSASGQSQLYVVTIMVGVGVLLVVITGGANLLDSLQHVLQLWHGNPVP; translated from the coding sequence ATGGCGGAGTTCCTTCTCAAGACCAGTTGGTTTATACCCTTTTACGGCCTGATCGGCGCAGTCCTCACCCTGCCCTGGTCCATCAACTTGATTCGGCGCACAGGACCTCGCCCTGCCGCCTACTTCAACCTGTTCATGACCAGCCTCGCCTGCCTCCATGGCTCCGTGGCCTTGCCCGCCACCTGGGGCATGGTTCCCCAGCAACTGACCTTTGAGTGGTTGAGCTTCGCCGATCTGGACCTGTCCCTCGTCCTAGAAATCTCCAGCCTCAACATGGGGGCTTTAACCCTGGTCACCGCCATGAGTTTACTGACCCAGTTGTATGCCCTGGGGTACCTGGAAAAGGAATGGTCCTTGGCTCGGTTCTTTGGGTTGATGGGCTTTTTTGAAGCAGCCCTCAGTGGCATTGCCCTCAGTGACTCCCTGCTGTTGACCTATGGGCTGTTGGAAATGCTGACCCTCTCCACCTATCTGTTGGTGGGGTTCTGGTATGCCCAGCCCCTGGTGGTGACGGCGGCGCGGGATGCCTTTTTAACCAAGCGGGTGGGGGATGTGATCCTGTTGATGGGGCTGGTGACCTTAGCCACCTATAGCCCCGGCTTAACCTTCTCGGAAATTGGCCAGTGGGCCGCCACCGTGGAACTGCCCCCCCTCACCGCCACCCTGTTGGGGTTGGCCTTGATTGCAGGGCCGATCGGCAAATGTGCCCAATTTCCCCTACACCTGTGGCTGGATGAAGCCATGGAAGCCCCCAACCCCGCCTCCCTCATGCGCAACTCCGTCGTGGTGGGGTCTGGTGCCTATGTGTTGATTAAGTTGCAACCGGTTTTTGCCCTCTCCCCCTGGGTCTCCGACACCTTAATTGCCGTGGGTGCTTTGACGGCGATCGGCGCGTCCCTGGTGGCCATTGCCCAAATTGACATCAAGCGCACCCTCTCCCACTCCACCAGCGCCTACCTCGGTCTCGTCTTCGTGGCCGTGGGGCTGGAACATGTGGACATCGCCCTGCTGCTGCTGTTAACCCATGCAGTGGCCAAATCCCTGCTGTTTATGAGTGCGGGTTCCATTATTTTCACCACCAGCAACCAGGACATCACGGAAATGGGGGGGCTGTGGTCCCGGATGCCTGCCACCACCGTGGCCTTTATTGTGGGCAGTTTGGGCCTGCTGAGCCTGTTTCCCCTGGGCATGTTCTGGACCCTGCGCCATTGGCTATCGGGAATGTGGTCTAACCCCGACGGGTTGATTCTGTTGTTGATGGCGGTCAACTGCCTCAGTGGGGTCAATTTGTTGCGGGTTTTCCGCCTAGTGTTCCTAGGGGAGATCCAAGCCAAAACCCGCCGTATCCCAGAAATTGGCTGGGCCATGGCGTTGCCCATGGTGTCCCTCACCATCATCACCCTGCTGATGCCCCTGATGCTGGAACGCTGGCAATTGCTACTGTCCATGACCTCCCCTGTGGTGGAACGGGATGGGTTGCAATATTGGGGATTGCTACTCATTGTTTTGGCTTCAGCCCTGGGGGTGGCCATTGCGGCAGCCCTGCCCCTGTCCCGCACCCTGTCCCGGCCTATCCGCCGCTCCACCCGCTTCCTTCAGGATCTGTTGGCCTATGATTTTTATATCGATCGGGTCTACCGGGTTACGGTGGTTTGGATGGTCAATACCTGTTCCCAAGTTGCGGCCTGGATTGATCTCTATGTGGTGGATGGCATCGTCAACGCCGTTGGCTTAGCCACCATCCTCAGTGGCCAGGGGTTGAAATATAGTGCCTCAGGGCAATCCCAACTCTATGTGGTAACCATCATGGTGGGGGTGGGTGTTTTGCTGGTGGTTATTACGGGGGGCGCAAATTTGTTGGATAGCCTCCAGCATGTGCTGCAACTGTGGCACGGAAACCCCGTCCCCTAA
- a CDS encoding DNA methyltransferase yields MTYVVQEKSGSELNRFYEEDLLIHDWYRFILSYPPHLVKDYIKKFDISLEQCVLDPFCGTGTTLVECKKHGISSVGIEANPVVRLMAQTKTQWNIDGYGLVHHAESIAKAAYLRLVKYGNELKTLTEEQNKLIIKDSISPVPLHKSLVLLEVIDELYDGRFNNYERTAFAKQLVYAFSNLKFGPEVGVSRKKKLDVDAIEIWLQQVHQMAKDVASFQLLKDVGSVVHLADARNISNVLQPNSIDAIITSPPYPNEKDYSRATRLESVLLGMVTTKGDLRANKENLLRSNTKNIYVTDTDEKWISHHSRIMELADSIERKRIELGKNSGFEKSYHKVVKLYFGGMARHLEELKPKLRPGARLAYVVGDQASYFRILIRTGEILAEIAQQSGYQVLGIDLFRTRLSTATKDQLREEVVLFQWNG; encoded by the coding sequence ATGACATATGTTGTTCAAGAAAAAAGTGGTTCAGAGCTAAATAGATTTTATGAAGAAGACTTATTGATCCATGATTGGTATCGTTTTATATTGTCTTATCCACCCCATCTTGTCAAAGACTACATAAAAAAGTTTGATATTAGTCTGGAACAGTGTGTCCTTGATCCTTTTTGTGGAACGGGAACCACTTTGGTTGAGTGTAAAAAACACGGAATTTCATCTGTAGGTATTGAGGCTAATCCTGTCGTTCGCTTAATGGCACAAACAAAAACGCAGTGGAATATCGATGGTTATGGACTTGTTCACCATGCAGAATCTATTGCTAAGGCAGCATATTTAAGACTTGTCAAGTATGGCAATGAGCTAAAAACCCTGACGGAGGAACAAAACAAACTCATTATCAAAGATTCAATTAGCCCAGTGCCGCTCCATAAATCACTTGTTTTATTGGAAGTCATAGATGAGTTGTATGATGGGCGATTCAATAACTATGAAAGAACTGCTTTTGCTAAGCAATTAGTTTATGCTTTCAGTAATCTCAAGTTTGGTCCTGAAGTTGGTGTTAGTCGAAAAAAGAAGTTAGATGTAGATGCAATAGAAATATGGCTACAACAAGTCCATCAAATGGCAAAGGATGTTGCGTCGTTTCAGCTACTAAAAGATGTAGGTTCAGTGGTTCATTTGGCTGATGCAAGAAACATTAGTAATGTATTACAGCCTAACAGTATCGATGCTATTATAACTTCTCCACCCTATCCTAACGAGAAGGATTACTCAAGAGCTACCAGACTAGAATCAGTGTTATTAGGCATGGTAACCACTAAAGGGGATCTTAGGGCAAATAAAGAAAACTTATTACGCTCAAATACCAAAAATATCTATGTGACAGATACGGATGAAAAGTGGATTTCTCATCATTCTAGAATTATGGAGTTGGCAGATTCAATCGAGAGAAAACGTATTGAGTTAGGTAAAAATTCTGGTTTTGAGAAATCATATCATAAAGTTGTAAAACTTTATTTTGGGGGGATGGCTCGGCATTTAGAAGAACTGAAGCCTAAGCTAAGACCGGGCGCAAGACTGGCCTATGTTGTTGGCGATCAAGCCTCATATTTCAGAATACTCATTAGAACGGGCGAAATACTGGCTGAGATCGCACAACAGTCTGGTTATCAGGTGCTGGGTATAGATTTATTCAGAACCCGTCTATCAACAGCAACAAAAGATCAACTGCGGGAAGAAGTCGTCTTATTCCAATGGAATGGATGA
- a CDS encoding hydantoinase B/oxoprolinase family protein — MAQPPTPAQKPQWQFWIDRGGTFTDIVAQRPDGSLVTHKLLSDNPHHYADAPLQGIRDLMGLGSHDPIPGEAIALIKMGTTVATNALLERRGDRTLLLITQGFADALRLGYQNRPDLFALQIQLPELIYERTIAVEERISAQGEIIQPLQGLENLRKQLKEAYADGIRGCAVVLIHSYRFPDHERRLADLARSLGFTQVSVSHQVSPLIKLVSRGETTVVDAYLSPVLRRYVDQIQQGLSPDSDSSDQRNHDLARKLLFMQSNGGLTAAQTFQGKDSLLSGPAGGLVGAVQVSVQAGFQRVITFDMGGTSTDVAHYGGDYERQWDTELAGVRLRAPMLAIHTVAAGGGSLLRIEGGRYQVGPASAGSNPGPACYGRGGPLTVTDANVQLGYLQPAFFPHLFGSDGQQPIDPVPVQQQFAALAATGDQAESRPEVLAAGFRTIAIENMANAIQKISVQRGYELSLYVLCCFGAAGGQHVCALAQRLGMTQILIHPLGGVLSAYGMGVADRRLLKEQSLELPLTLAQLPTIAHQLHTLASAGRSQLIAQGIPDVVTLAFDQRLYLRYGGSDSPLAVPWPENLGSDMEILHQLSQQFEQQHHQRYGFVLEDQPLVVALVAVEVVGRTGVGTVPPVLAAQQGDPPVAAIVACFYGDTWQDTPIYHRCDLGSGCIIPGPALILEPTGTNLIEPGWQATVTVQGNLLLNPTRQILSPPRVPGIGMENAGAEDPAHAPDPVLLEIFNNRLMAIAEQMGFTLQNTSQSVNIKERLDFSCALFDSAGQLVANAPHIPVHLGSMGEAVQALRAARGSTWRSGEVYVSNNPYDGGTHLPDITVITPIFLEESQNPDFYVASRGHHSDIGGISPGSMPAQSQCLEEEGVLLDNLPLVQGVQFQGETLLRHLTQGPYPARNPAQNLGDLQAQIAANEKGVQELKNLVRQYGRDTVRAYLHHVQANGAEAVRRVIDRLAQSLGSDPRPPFRVELDNGAQIQVAISFNPHQRTATLDFGGTSPQQPHNFNAPLAVCKAVVLYVFRTLVPEPIPLNGGCLEPLILRIPPGSLLHPHYPAAVVAGNVETSQAIADALYGALGILAASQGTMNNLTFGNGQHQYYETLCGGSGAGSGFAGTDGVQTHMTNSRLTDPEVLELRFPVRLLEFRIRPHSGGAGQYRGGHGVVRRLQFLEPMTVNLLSDRRRIAPFGLNGGLPGSVGHNSLERRDGSVLDLGGTATVAVAPGDVLTIATPGGGGFGSPNAGETIEIPKHSSIPLE; from the coding sequence ATGGCCCAACCCCCCACCCCAGCCCAGAAACCCCAGTGGCAATTTTGGATCGATCGCGGCGGCACCTTCACCGATATCGTGGCCCAGCGCCCCGATGGTTCCCTCGTGACCCATAAACTGCTGTCGGACAATCCCCACCACTACGCCGATGCTCCCCTCCAGGGGATCCGGGACCTGATGGGGCTGGGGAGCCATGACCCGATCCCAGGGGAAGCCATCGCCCTGATCAAAATGGGCACCACCGTCGCCACCAATGCCCTCCTGGAACGGCGGGGCGATCGCACCCTGTTGCTCATTACCCAGGGCTTTGCAGATGCCTTGCGCCTGGGCTACCAAAACCGCCCCGACTTATTCGCCTTGCAGATTCAACTGCCGGAGCTGATCTATGAGCGGACGATCGCCGTCGAGGAGCGCATCAGTGCCCAGGGGGAAATCATCCAGCCCCTCCAAGGCTTAGAAAATCTGAGAAAACAGCTAAAAGAAGCCTATGCCGATGGTATTCGAGGCTGTGCAGTGGTTTTAATCCATAGCTATAGGTTTCCTGACCATGAACGGCGGTTAGCAGATTTAGCCCGATCCCTGGGCTTTACCCAAGTATCCGTCTCCCACCAAGTCAGTCCCCTCATTAAACTGGTGAGTCGGGGGGAAACCACCGTAGTTGATGCCTACCTCTCCCCGGTGCTGCGGCGCTATGTGGATCAGATTCAGCAGGGATTAAGTCCAGATTCTGATAGTAGTGATCAAAGGAACCATGATTTAGCCCGAAAATTGCTATTTATGCAGTCCAACGGGGGACTGACGGCGGCCCAGACCTTTCAGGGCAAAGATAGCTTACTGTCGGGTCCGGCGGGGGGACTGGTGGGGGCGGTGCAGGTCAGTGTCCAGGCCGGATTTCAGCGGGTGATCACCTTCGACATGGGGGGCACCTCCACCGACGTGGCCCACTATGGGGGGGACTATGAGCGGCAGTGGGACACGGAACTGGCGGGGGTGCGACTGCGGGCACCGATGTTGGCGATCCATACGGTGGCAGCGGGGGGCGGGTCCCTGTTGCGCATTGAGGGGGGGCGCTACCAAGTGGGTCCGGCCTCAGCGGGATCTAACCCTGGACCGGCCTGCTATGGTCGGGGTGGTCCCCTGACGGTGACCGATGCCAATGTGCAGTTGGGCTATCTGCAACCGGCCTTTTTCCCCCATCTGTTTGGCTCCGATGGCCAGCAACCCATTGATCCGGTGCCCGTGCAACAGCAGTTTGCAGCCCTGGCGGCAACGGGGGATCAGGCGGAGTCCCGGCCCGAAGTTCTGGCGGCGGGGTTCCGCACCATTGCTATCGAAAACATGGCCAACGCCATCCAAAAGATTTCCGTCCAGCGGGGCTATGAACTCAGCCTCTATGTCCTCTGCTGTTTTGGGGCGGCGGGGGGCCAACATGTCTGCGCCCTGGCCCAGCGTCTCGGCATGACCCAAATCCTGATCCATCCCCTGGGGGGGGTGCTGTCGGCCTATGGCATGGGGGTGGCCGATCGCCGCCTGCTCAAGGAACAATCCCTAGAACTACCCCTGACCCTGGCCCAGTTGCCCACCATTGCCCACCAGTTGCACACCTTAGCCAGTGCAGGGCGATCGCAGCTCATAGCCCAGGGAATCCCCGATGTGGTGACCCTAGCGTTCGATCAGCGCCTTTATTTGCGCTATGGGGGTAGTGATTCCCCGTTGGCGGTGCCTTGGCCGGAAAACCTCGGATCCGACATGGAGATTCTGCACCAGTTAAGCCAGCAGTTTGAGCAGCAACACCACCAACGCTATGGTTTTGTCTTGGAGGATCAGCCCCTGGTGGTGGCCCTGGTGGCGGTGGAAGTGGTGGGGCGGACGGGGGTGGGAACGGTGCCGCCGGTGCTAGCAGCCCAACAGGGTGATCCCCCCGTGGCGGCGATCGTGGCCTGTTTCTATGGGGATACCTGGCAGGATACCCCGATTTATCACCGCTGCGACCTGGGATCGGGCTGCATCATCCCAGGACCGGCCCTGATTCTGGAACCCACGGGCACTAATCTCATTGAACCGGGCTGGCAAGCGACGGTGACGGTGCAGGGCAATTTACTCCTTAACCCCACCCGTCAGATCCTGAGTCCCCCCCGGGTCCCAGGCATCGGGATGGAGAATGCTGGGGCTGAAGACCCAGCCCACGCCCCCGATCCCGTCCTCCTGGAAATCTTCAATAACCGGTTGATGGCGATCGCCGAACAAATGGGCTTCACCCTCCAAAACACTAGCCAATCGGTCAATATCAAAGAACGCCTTGACTTTTCCTGCGCCCTCTTCGACAGCGCTGGTCAACTGGTGGCCAATGCTCCCCATATTCCTGTCCACTTGGGATCCATGGGGGAAGCGGTGCAAGCCTTGCGGGCTGCACGGGGGAGTACTTGGCGATCGGGGGAGGTCTATGTCTCCAATAATCCCTACGACGGCGGCACCCACTTACCAGACATCACTGTTATCACCCCCATTTTCTTAGAAGAAAGCCAGAATCCCGATTTTTATGTGGCTTCTCGTGGTCATCACAGCGATATTGGGGGCATCAGTCCCGGATCGATGCCAGCCCAGAGTCAGTGTTTGGAGGAGGAGGGGGTTTTGCTGGATAACCTGCCCTTGGTGCAGGGGGTCCAGTTCCAAGGGGAAACCCTGCTGCGCCACCTGACCCAGGGACCCTATCCGGCCCGGAACCCCGCCCAAAACTTAGGGGATCTCCAAGCCCAAATTGCCGCCAATGAAAAAGGGGTACAGGAGTTGAAAAACCTGGTGCGCCAGTATGGCCGGGACACCGTGCGGGCCTATCTGCACCACGTGCAGGCCAACGGAGCGGAGGCGGTGCGGCGGGTCATCGATCGCCTCGCCCAAAGCCTGGGTTCCGATCCCCGTCCCCCGTTCCGGGTGGAACTGGACAATGGGGCGCAGATCCAGGTGGCCATCAGCTTCAACCCTCACCAACGCACCGCCACCCTGGACTTTGGGGGCACGTCACCCCAGCAACCCCATAATTTCAATGCGCCCCTGGCGGTGTGCAAAGCGGTGGTGCTCTATGTCTTCCGCACCCTGGTGCCGGAGCCAATCCCCCTCAATGGGGGCTGTCTGGAACCCCTGATCCTGCGCATTCCCCCCGGATCCCTGCTCCATCCCCACTATCCGGCGGCGGTGGTGGCGGGGAATGTGGAAACCTCCCAGGCGATCGCCGATGCCCTCTATGGGGCGTTGGGCATTTTGGCGGCTTCCCAGGGCACCATGAACAATCTCACCTTTGGCAATGGTCAGCACCAATATTATGAAACCCTCTGTGGTGGCTCTGGGGCGGGGTCCGGTTTTGCAGGCACCGATGGGGTGCAAACCCACATGACCAATTCCCGGCTGACGGATCCGGAGGTGCTGGAGTTGCGGTTTCCGGTGCGGCTGCTGGAGTTCCGGATTCGGCCCCACAGTGGGGGAGCGGGCCAGTACCGGGGGGGCCATGGGGTGGTGCGGCGGTTGCAGTTCCTGGAACCGATGACGGTCAATTTGCTGAGCGATCGACGACGCATTGCGCCCTTTGGCTTAAACGGCGGATTACCGGGATCGGTGGGTCACAATAGCCTGGAGCGACGGGATGGCTCGGTGCTGGATTTGGGGGGAACGGCGACGGTGGCGGTGGCACCGGGGGATGTGCTGACGATCGCCACACCAGGAGGCGGCGGTTTCGGCTCCCCAAACGCAGGAGAGACGATCGAGATCCCCAAACACTCATCCATTCCATTGGAATAA